From a region of the Ruminococcaceae bacterium KH2T8 genome:
- a CDS encoding NAD-dependent deacetylase → MSTYEELNKVIQDSEHIVFFGGAGVSTESGIPDFRSKDGLYNNRDVQFERYTPEYLLSIDCLDYEPKVFFEFYRQKLNVEGIEPNAAHKKLAEMEKAGKLDGVITQNIDGLHQKAGSVNVQEVHGSTLRNYCKRCHKKYPADAIFTAEGDIPKCKICGGVIRPDVTLYGESLPTEAWRNAINLVHNADCLIVGGTSLVVNPAASLAMDFRGKHLVIINRDPTPADRMAELVFHESISKVLGSIEL, encoded by the coding sequence ATGAGCACATACGAAGAACTTAATAAGGTAATTCAGGACAGCGAGCACATCGTATTCTTCGGAGGTGCGGGCGTAAGTACCGAGAGCGGTATCCCGGACTTCAGATCAAAGGACGGTCTTTACAATAACCGTGATGTCCAGTTCGAAAGATATACTCCCGAATATCTCTTATCTATAGACTGCTTAGACTATGAGCCCAAGGTATTCTTTGAGTTCTATCGCCAGAAACTGAACGTAGAAGGTATCGAGCCCAATGCAGCTCATAAGAAGCTTGCCGAGATGGAGAAGGCAGGAAAGCTCGATGGCGTCATAACGCAGAACATCGACGGACTTCACCAGAAGGCGGGAAGCGTGAATGTACAGGAAGTTCACGGCTCGACGCTTCGTAATTACTGTAAGCGCTGTCATAAGAAATATCCTGCAGATGCCATCTTTACGGCAGAAGGAGATATCCCCAAGTGCAAGATCTGCGGCGGTGTAATAAGACCTGATGTTACTTTGTACGGCGAATCACTTCCTACCGAAGCATGGAGGAATGCCATTAATCTCGTTCATAATGCGGACTGCCTTATCGTCGGAGGCACATCGCTCGTTGTAAATCCCGCGGCATCTCTTGCAATGGACTTCAGAGGAAAGCATCTCGTGATCATAAACCGCGATCCTACTCCTGCTGACAGGATGGCGGAACTCGTATTCCATGAGAGTATCTCAAAGGTGCTTGGGAGCATAGAACTATAA
- a CDS encoding tryptophanyl-tRNA synthetase, whose protein sequence is MGKIILTGDRPTGRLHLGHYVGSLRRRVELQNSGEFEKIFIMIADAQALTDNFDNPDKIRDNIIEVALDYLSAGLDPEKSNIFIQSEVAELTELSFYYMNLVTLSRLERNPTVKTEIQLRNFETSIPVGFLTYPISQTSDITAFKATTVPVGEDQLPMIEQAREIVRKFNSTYGEVLVEPNALLPNNAVCSRLPGTDGKAKMSKSLGNCIYLSDTPEDVKKKVMSMFTDPNHLRVEDPGSLEGNTVFTYLDAFAKDEHFAEYAPDYKNLDEMKEHYQRGGLGDVKVKRLLINVLEEELAPIRARRAEYQKDIPAVYEILKKGTEVARAEAAQTLKEVKAAMRINYFEDSELIASQQKRFNG, encoded by the coding sequence ATGGGAAAGATCATACTTACCGGAGACCGTCCTACAGGAAGACTTCACCTGGGACATTATGTAGGTTCATTGAGAAGAAGAGTTGAACTTCAAAATTCCGGAGAGTTCGAGAAGATATTCATAATGATCGCCGATGCTCAGGCATTGACGGATAATTTCGATAACCCGGACAAGATCAGGGACAATATCATCGAGGTTGCTCTCGATTACCTCTCTGCAGGTCTTGATCCCGAGAAGTCCAATATCTTCATCCAGTCAGAAGTAGCAGAGCTCACGGAGCTTTCGTTCTACTACATGAACCTTGTTACTCTTTCAAGGCTCGAGCGAAATCCTACCGTAAAGACGGAGATCCAGCTTCGTAACTTTGAGACGAGCATTCCCGTCGGCTTCTTGACTTATCCCATAAGCCAGACTTCGGATATCACGGCGTTCAAGGCTACTACGGTTCCCGTAGGTGAGGATCAGCTTCCCATGATCGAGCAGGCTCGCGAGATCGTTCGTAAGTTCAACTCCACATACGGTGAAGTACTTGTCGAGCCCAATGCGCTCCTGCCTAATAATGCAGTATGCTCACGTCTTCCCGGTACTGACGGTAAGGCTAAGATGAGTAAGTCCTTAGGTAACTGCATCTACCTCTCCGATACTCCCGAGGATGTTAAGAAGAAGGTAATGAGCATGTTCACGGATCCCAATCACTTAAGAGTTGAAGATCCCGGATCCCTCGAGGGCAACACTGTATTCACATACCTTGATGCTTTTGCCAAGGATGAGCATTTCGCTGAATATGCTCCTGACTATAAGAATCTCGACGAGATGAAGGAGCACTATCAGAGGGGCGGTCTCGGTGATGTTAAGGTCAAGAGACTTCTTATAAATGTCCTTGAAGAAGAGCTCGCTCCCATAAGAGCAAGAAGAGCAGAATACCAGAAAGATATCCCTGCCGTATACGAGATCTTAAAGAAGGGTACCGAAGTAGCAAGAGCTGAAGCTGCACAGACACTGAAGGAAGTTAAGGCAGCAATGAGGATCAACTACTTTGAGGACAGCGAGCTCATCGCAAGCCAGCAGAAGAGATTCAACGGCTGA
- a CDS encoding Peptidoglycan/xylan/chitin deacetylase, PgdA/CDA1 family → MTMENSGKFKYRLLVFFSAVILAAGLSLFFYKGGFINADGLGNNNQTPVTDGFVDELYTSIAGEVPDTDKVTNIKTALAAGEITGIEAAHRIVFSSEGFYANREDSQYIESMKAAAGYDLTSVSGFPTFLFMGRLDDVTREDVFEWFVGTHGFEALCDRYEVTKGEYGDGRFYDPDAPMIALTFDDGPSEYTDTILDCLEQYGQRATFFVVGYNAVEYPDQIARADYIGCEIGNHTQGHANLTTLDRMGVAGQLASVDKLVELYTGHPTTVIRPPYGAFNDTTRAVANVPLVLWNIDTQDWETRDTQSTIDNILNDVYDGDIVLMHDIYESTAEAMLTVIPELTNQGYQLVTMSEIAETRGGMEPGGAYYRFRPLDEI, encoded by the coding sequence ATGACTATGGAAAATTCGGGAAAGTTCAAATACAGGTTATTGGTATTCTTTTCGGCTGTGATCCTTGCAGCCGGTCTTTCGCTGTTCTTTTATAAGGGCGGCTTTATTAATGCTGACGGATTAGGAAATAATAATCAGACTCCCGTTACCGACGGTTTTGTTGATGAGCTATATACATCGATCGCAGGTGAAGTTCCTGATACCGATAAGGTAACTAATATCAAGACTGCTCTTGCAGCCGGTGAGATCACGGGTATCGAGGCAGCCCACAGGATCGTATTCAGCAGTGAAGGTTTTTATGCAAACAGGGAAGATTCTCAGTATATAGAATCAATGAAAGCTGCAGCAGGCTATGATCTTACATCCGTTTCCGGATTTCCTACATTCCTCTTTATGGGACGACTTGATGACGTAACAAGAGAAGATGTATTTGAGTGGTTCGTCGGAACACACGGTTTTGAGGCACTCTGTGATAGGTATGAAGTAACAAAAGGTGAATATGGTGACGGCAGGTTCTATGATCCCGATGCTCCCATGATCGCTCTTACTTTCGATGACGGTCCTTCAGAATATACCGACACTATCCTTGATTGCCTAGAGCAGTACGGACAGAGAGCTACATTCTTTGTAGTAGGTTATAACGCAGTAGAATATCCGGACCAGATAGCACGTGCGGATTATATCGGATGTGAGATAGGTAATCATACGCAGGGACATGCTAATCTTACGACACTCGACAGAATGGGTGTTGCAGGTCAGCTCGCTTCGGTCGATAAGCTCGTCGAGCTTTATACAGGTCACCCTACGACTGTAATAAGACCTCCTTACGGAGCTTTTAATGATACTACCAGAGCAGTTGCTAATGTTCCCCTTGTTCTTTGGAATATCGATACTCAGGACTGGGAGACAAGAGATACTCAGAGCACTATCGATAATATCCTTAATGACGTTTATGACGGTGATATCGTACTTATGCACGATATCTATGAGTCTACGGCTGAGGCTATGCTCACGGTCATCCCCGAACTTACTAATCAGGGCTATCAGCTCGTTACTATGAGCGAGATCGCAGAGACAAGAGGCGGTATGGAGCCCGGCGGAGCCTACTACAGGTTCAGACCGTTAGATGAGATCTGA
- a CDS encoding Cupin domain-containing protein: MLIDLNTMEEQCIPNFKGGEIAYNVKMYTDDTNKVMKGRLVPGASIGYHTHEEDEEIIFILSGHGTVKNDDGECPANPGEAHLCAKGRSHSLINTGNEDLIFYAVVAKV, from the coding sequence ATGCTCATAGATCTTAATACAATGGAAGAACAGTGCATTCCTAACTTTAAGGGCGGCGAGATCGCTTATAACGTTAAGATGTACACGGACGATACAAATAAGGTAATGAAGGGACGCCTCGTACCCGGCGCTTCCATCGGATATCACACACATGAGGAAGATGAGGAGATCATCTTTATCCTCTCAGGCCACGGAACTGTGAAGAATGATGACGGCGAGTGTCCCGCAAATCCCGGTGAAGCACATCTTTGTGCCAAGGGCAGATCTCACAGCCTCATAAATACAGGCAACGAAGACTTAATCTTCTACGCAGTAGTTGCGAAGGTCTGA